In Thamnophis elegans isolate rThaEle1 chromosome 4, rThaEle1.pri, whole genome shotgun sequence, the following proteins share a genomic window:
- the ATRAID gene encoding all-trans retinoic acid-induced differentiation factor: MAAPSWLWVPQLFLYLVVPSSAGFVAETLEQVCGSCAGPMRNESAVAVFCGSRVGSVRRGRCCLERDKKIVLGLDYGNCSLHQLCSSFQEVNTAFVIDLTDNPLESVLEDHFRGFTQLQTLALPQKLDCPGGNEVWKNITIQGDNRICQDQRSSCNGSLGPVWVCPEGSLCSSDGPGLSQCLCVEPYHGYKCLRQGNFPYLLFFGTLGVITITLSTFLWITQRHKAKTL; encoded by the exons ATGGCTGCGCCCAGCTGGCTCTGGGTTCCCCAGCTGTTCCTCTATTTGGTAGTCCCCTCGTCGGCCGGGTTCGTGGCCGAAACGTTAGAGCAG GTCTGCGGTAGCTGTGCTGGGCCCATGAGAAATGAGTCCGCAGTAGCCGTTTTCTGCGGTTCCCGGGTGGGTTCGGTTCGGCGGGGCCGCTGCTGCTTAGAAAGGGACAAGAAGATTGTTTTGGG GTTGGATTATGGAAACTGCTCATTGCATCAGTTGTGCTCTAGCTTCCAGGAAGTGAATACAGCTTTTGTCAT TGATCTGACTGATAATCCATTAGAAAGTGTGCTTGAAGACCACTTCCGAGGATTCACTCAGCTGCAGACCCT TGCTTTGCCCCAGAAGCTGGATTGTCCTGGAGGCAATGAAGTATGGAAAAATATCACCATCCAAGGGGACAATCGTATCTGTCAAGATCAAAGGAGCTCCTGCAATGGCTCATTGGGACCTG TTTGGGTATGCCCAGAGGGATCACTTTGTAGTTCTGACGGACCCGGCTTGTCTCAGTGCCTCTGTGTAGAGCCATACCATGGCTATAAATGTTTGCGCCAG GGCAATTTTCCATACCTGCTTTTCTTCGGAACTTTGGGAGTCATCACCATCACTCTCTCCACCTTCCTTTGGATCACACAGCGCCATAAAGCGAAAACCCTTTAA